From a single Paenibacillus sp. FSL W8-0426 genomic region:
- a CDS encoding RNA polymerase alpha subunit C-terminal domain-containing protein, whose translation MTQEKGEARTCAGGHVYYKTSDCPTCPVCEQERKPRDGFLAQLSAPARRALEGEGITDLDKLSAHTEKEILKLHGIGPSSMPKLRQSLAEAGLSFKENTP comes from the coding sequence ATGACTCAGGAAAAAGGCGAAGCCAGAACCTGTGCCGGGGGCCACGTGTATTACAAAACAAGCGATTGCCCGACCTGTCCGGTCTGCGAGCAGGAACGGAAACCCCGGGACGGATTCCTGGCACAGTTGTCTGCGCCAGCCCGACGGGCATTGGAAGGGGAGGGAATCACGGATTTAGACAAACTGTCCGCCCATACCGAAAAAGAAATCCTGAAGCTGCACGGCATCGGCCCCTCTTCCATGCCCAAGCTCAGACAATCGCTTGCCGAGGCCGGATTGTCTTTCAAGGAGAACACGCCTTAG
- a CDS encoding radical SAM protein: MTAKNKYKALELETPGVYDLEGLEVGVTSNCNYKCDYCCAYNRDDGQCISGEEVIRIIRELPALKRVRLSGGEVTLKYQDCLDIVSYCGAHGIDTQLNTNASLLTEERIVALRDAGLSNIHISFNYTNAEEYAAYYRVHPRMYARLEQNIRMCAEAGLETVLETLLFEGTQSNMAAISEKVYELGVRIHEIQNSIVMPHSNWDRIATQEALVQSVNELIANKREDTTLYFTCMDRFAERLGLHEQPGVYFSNCVDGTKQLHLHGNGDILICELCHPVVIGNIYNGTSLKDIYVQQPEALTEFLTQRPCPAYDALFANKA; encoded by the coding sequence ATGACTGCAAAAAACAAGTACAAAGCGCTGGAGCTTGAAACGCCCGGCGTATACGATTTGGAAGGACTGGAGGTCGGGGTCACCTCCAACTGCAATTACAAATGCGATTATTGCTGCGCCTATAACCGGGACGACGGGCAATGCATCAGCGGGGAGGAGGTTATACGCATCATCCGTGAACTTCCTGCTTTGAAGCGTGTGCGCTTGTCCGGGGGAGAGGTGACGCTGAAGTACCAGGATTGTTTGGACATCGTATCTTACTGCGGGGCGCATGGCATTGATACACAGCTGAACACCAACGCCAGCCTGCTGACGGAGGAACGGATTGTTGCGCTGCGTGACGCAGGGTTGTCCAACATCCATATTTCGTTCAATTATACCAATGCGGAAGAATACGCGGCTTATTACCGAGTGCATCCTCGGATGTATGCGCGGTTAGAGCAGAACATCCGCATGTGTGCGGAAGCCGGACTGGAAACGGTATTAGAGACCTTACTCTTCGAAGGCACTCAATCCAACATGGCCGCGATCAGCGAGAAGGTGTATGAGCTTGGCGTACGCATCCATGAAATACAGAACAGTATCGTCATGCCGCACAGCAATTGGGACAGGATTGCGACGCAGGAAGCGCTAGTTCAATCGGTGAATGAATTGATTGCGAACAAACGGGAGGATACGACGCTGTATTTCACGTGCATGGATCGCTTTGCCGAGCGGCTCGGGTTACATGAACAGCCGGGTGTATACTTCTCCAACTGCGTGGACGGCACGAAGCAGCTGCATTTGCACGGCAACGGAGACATCCTGATCTGCGAATTATGCCACCCGGTCGTCATCGGCAACATTTATAACGGTACATCGCTGAAAGACATTTATGTCCAGCAACCGGAAGCGCTTACGGAGTTTTTGACCCAACGCCCTTGCCCGGCCTACGATGCACTCTTTGCAAATAAAGCATAA
- a CDS encoding SUMF1/EgtB/PvdO family nonheme iron enzyme: protein MPGSNDRIHIPPMVEISEGVVELRDDRKKTQWTETILPFELAVYPVTQELYASLMRTGENAASSSEGRIPVVNVSWFDAIRFCNAMSQQAGLPESYCIHEDGQTVRWKREADGYRLPTEAEWQYACKAGTAGYRYGELDNIGWYAQNSNGKPQPVGQKEPNAWGLYDMLGNVWEWCWDLYDEEVYGSYRIFRGGSWAEEARGCGATCRRRSHPTFGIEDLGFRLARSR from the coding sequence ATGCCAGGTTCAAATGATCGAATTCACATTCCACCTATGGTGGAGATTTCAGAGGGCGTTGTTGAATTAAGGGATGATCGAAAAAAGACGCAATGGACCGAGACGATTCTGCCCTTTGAATTAGCAGTTTATCCGGTCACGCAGGAGCTTTATGCTTCCCTTATGCGTACCGGGGAAAACGCCGCTTCATCTTCCGAGGGGCGCATTCCTGTGGTGAATGTGTCCTGGTTCGACGCCATACGTTTCTGTAATGCCATGTCGCAGCAAGCCGGACTGCCCGAATCCTATTGCATTCATGAGGATGGTCAGACGGTCAGATGGAAAAGGGAAGCGGACGGCTATCGGCTCCCCACGGAAGCTGAATGGCAATATGCGTGTAAAGCCGGAACAGCCGGTTACCGATACGGGGAATTGGATAACATCGGTTGGTATGCGCAAAATTCCAACGGCAAGCCCCAGCCCGTAGGCCAGAAAGAACCCAATGCATGGGGACTTTACGACATGCTCGGCAACGTTTGGGAATGGTGCTGGGATCTTTACGATGAGGAGGTTTATGGTTCGTACCGCATTTTTCGCGGAGGAAGCTGGGCGGAAGAGGCAAGAGGCTGCGGTGCGACGTGCCGACGGCGCAGTCACCCGACATTCGGGATCGAGGATTTGGGATTTCGCCTGGCGAGGTCGAGATAG
- a CDS encoding phosphodiester glycosidase family protein, translating into MMKPYNPPREQRSGTKSKRKRIWLTASMVVVLGLGTVVYSLADRYLIRHVEVVVAADNTAQASSSTDVTTTAAEANANYDDWNYSSDSLNISIDKVQTGSGSDQITYYVADVVMKDASSLQAALADNSFGTNITEDTSDIAAANNAIFAINGDYYGFRDDGVIIRNGTLYRDEPVRDAMALLSDGTMKTYSETEVSSSELLAEGVTNTLSFGPILVKDGEITSDFSHVEIDKNFGNRSIQDANPRTAIGMIAPNHYVFVVVDGRQQDSRGMTLAELAQTMKDLGATEAYNLDGGGSSTMYFMGRVVNNPLGKNSERGVSDILYLKESE; encoded by the coding sequence ATGATGAAACCATATAATCCCCCACGGGAGCAGCGCTCCGGCACGAAAAGCAAACGAAAACGCATCTGGCTGACGGCTTCGATGGTTGTGGTTCTGGGCCTCGGAACCGTAGTGTACAGCCTCGCGGACCGTTATTTGATCCGGCACGTCGAAGTCGTCGTTGCGGCTGACAATACCGCACAGGCCAGCTCATCGACCGACGTCACGACGACTGCCGCGGAAGCCAATGCCAATTACGATGACTGGAACTATTCCAGCGACAGCCTGAACATCAGCATTGATAAGGTGCAGACTGGCTCCGGTTCGGACCAGATTACCTACTATGTTGCCGACGTTGTGATGAAGGATGCCAGCAGCCTGCAAGCCGCTTTGGCAGACAACAGCTTCGGAACGAACATTACCGAAGATACGTCGGACATTGCTGCAGCGAACAATGCGATCTTTGCCATCAACGGCGACTATTACGGTTTTCGTGACGATGGCGTCATCATTCGCAATGGCACGCTCTACCGGGATGAACCGGTCCGGGACGCGATGGCTTTGCTCAGCGACGGTACGATGAAGACGTACAGCGAAACGGAGGTCTCCTCCTCGGAACTGCTGGCCGAAGGAGTGACCAATACGTTGTCCTTTGGGCCGATCCTGGTAAAGGACGGCGAGATCACGAGTGATTTCAGCCATGTCGAGATCGACAAAAATTTCGGCAACCGATCCATTCAGGATGCGAATCCACGCACCGCCATCGGCATGATTGCACCGAACCATTATGTGTTCGTCGTTGTTGACGGTCGGCAGCAAGACAGCCGGGGCATGACGCTCGCCGAGCTGGCGCAGACGATGAAGGATCTGGGGGCGACCGAGGCTTACAATCTGGACGGCGGCGGCTCGTCAACGATGTATTTCATGGGCAGAGTCGTAAACAATCCGCTGGGCAAAAACAGTGAACGCGGCGTAAGCGACATCCTGTACCTGAAGGAGAGTGAATGA
- a CDS encoding GNAT family protein, protein MQTMEQCFDPFPRLETERTWLRPITHEDLEDMYAYCSIPVVSQFTTWDAHQSREDTRGFIDFIQNQYETRKIGPWGIEDKGSGNLIGSCNYVNCNQSQLTAELGYVLSPSYWNKGIMSEVIRRVIRFGFEEMGLERIEAKCMVENIGSARVMEKSGMTYEGTLRSYMQVKEQRLDLKLYAIIRVDFESGCSDS, encoded by the coding sequence ATGCAAACGATGGAGCAATGCTTTGATCCATTTCCGAGGCTGGAAACGGAACGTACCTGGCTTCGGCCGATTACGCATGAAGATTTGGAAGATATGTACGCATATTGCTCGATTCCCGTCGTTTCGCAGTTCACAACATGGGATGCGCATCAGAGCAGGGAAGATACTCGGGGATTTATCGATTTTATCCAAAATCAGTACGAGACGCGAAAAATAGGGCCATGGGGAATCGAAGACAAAGGATCAGGAAATCTGATTGGCAGCTGCAACTATGTCAATTGCAATCAAAGTCAGCTTACCGCCGAGCTTGGATATGTATTGTCTCCTTCATACTGGAATAAAGGCATCATGAGCGAGGTTATTCGCCGGGTGATCCGTTTTGGCTTCGAGGAGATGGGGCTTGAGCGTATTGAGGCGAAATGCATGGTGGAAAATATAGGATCAGCCAGAGTCATGGAGAAGTCAGGCATGACCTATGAAGGTACGCTCCGGAGCTATATGCAGGTGAAAGAACAGAGATTGGACTTGAAGCTCTATGCCATCATTCGTGTGGATTTTGAGTCAGGATGTAGTGACAGTTAG
- a CDS encoding YfbM family protein, with amino-acid sequence MGMIGQYVAMPNELIVKLAEGSLLLNDVDLQKYEGLDIDKSWEGIHFWLTEELNDGEPPQGYVVPLRDEQYLDFESFGAFYLFVDQVKEAAVYLERVTEDELKERYDFQTMVDEQIYPLVEGDEQQEFYDYLKVNLDEIGRFYAKSVAEGNGIVFYIF; translated from the coding sequence ATGGGAATGATCGGACAATATGTGGCAATGCCGAACGAGTTAATCGTGAAATTAGCAGAAGGCAGTTTGCTTTTGAATGACGTGGATCTGCAGAAATACGAGGGATTGGATATTGATAAGTCTTGGGAAGGCATTCATTTTTGGTTAACCGAAGAGTTGAATGACGGTGAACCGCCGCAAGGCTATGTCGTACCTCTGCGGGACGAGCAGTATCTCGATTTTGAGAGTTTCGGTGCGTTCTATCTATTTGTCGATCAAGTGAAGGAAGCAGCGGTTTATTTGGAAAGGGTGACCGAAGATGAGCTGAAGGAACGTTATGACTTCCAAACGATGGTGGACGAGCAGATCTACCCTCTTGTGGAGGGAGACGAACAACAGGAATTTTACGACTATCTGAAGGTCAACTTGGACGAAATCGGGCGTTTTTATGCCAAGAGCGTGGCAGAGGGGAACGGTATCGTGTTTTATATTTTCTGA
- a CDS encoding isochorismatase family cysteine hydrolase, translated as MSIALVIVDMQETVVRNKLDQQTIDHACEYINHVADQLRSNSHFVVHVQDVEGMDEAGREQLHFIPEVDLHDVDFIITKESSNAFWQTELEQVLESKGVKLVIIAGFAAEECVLFTYNGALERGFKAVMLQNGILSIHTDAVASVYRDRNVISYPVVDYLTRV; from the coding sequence TTGAGTATAGCTTTGGTTATAGTAGACATGCAGGAAACGGTCGTAAGGAACAAGCTGGATCAACAAACGATTGACCACGCTTGCGAGTACATCAATCACGTGGCGGACCAGCTTCGGTCCAACAGTCACTTTGTCGTTCATGTGCAGGACGTGGAGGGTATGGACGAAGCCGGCCGGGAGCAGCTTCATTTCATTCCCGAAGTCGATCTGCATGACGTTGATTTTATCATCACCAAGGAGAGCTCGAATGCGTTCTGGCAGACCGAACTGGAGCAGGTGCTCGAAAGCAAAGGCGTGAAACTGGTGATTATCGCCGGATTTGCTGCAGAGGAATGTGTTCTGTTTACATACAACGGTGCGCTCGAACGGGGCTTCAAGGCAGTAATGCTTCAAAACGGGATTCTCAGTATACATACGGATGCGGTAGCTTCTGTGTATCGGGATCGAAACGTGATTTCGTATCCGGTTGTCGATTATCTGACGCGAGTCTAG
- a CDS encoding metallophosphoesterase family protein — MKTIAVISDIHGNHLALEAVLQDIAKRDADLVVNLGDSLFGPIDPLATAKLLMGHERMIHIMGNCDALLLKAEHESLTHAFVRPLLDETMLSWIGTFRATWSYEGLMFCHGTPWLNHAYLLEKVTPDGVHYKDADRLEKELDPIPEKVVFCGHSHVFKSLHLPGGKMVVNAGSVGLPAYEDEEPYPHVMESGTPYAEYVLAHRQEAGNWVVEHVLVEYDWEQASRIALQNGREDYAFALRNGESQTLR, encoded by the coding sequence ATGAAAACGATTGCTGTCATATCCGATATTCATGGCAACCATCTTGCGCTGGAGGCGGTGCTGCAGGACATTGCCAAGCGAGATGCGGATCTGGTCGTTAACTTGGGAGACAGCCTGTTTGGCCCCATCGATCCGCTGGCGACCGCAAAACTATTGATGGGACATGAACGTATGATTCACATTATGGGGAATTGCGACGCACTGCTGCTAAAGGCAGAGCATGAATCGCTTACCCATGCTTTCGTCAGGCCGCTGCTGGATGAAACCATGCTGTCATGGATCGGTACGTTCCGAGCAACCTGGTCTTACGAAGGGTTAATGTTCTGTCACGGGACACCTTGGCTGAATCATGCGTATTTGCTGGAAAAGGTAACTCCCGATGGGGTTCATTATAAGGATGCTGACCGATTGGAAAAGGAGCTTGATCCGATCCCGGAGAAGGTCGTGTTTTGCGGGCATAGCCATGTGTTCAAATCGCTGCACTTACCAGGAGGGAAAATGGTGGTGAATGCCGGCAGCGTCGGACTGCCCGCCTATGAGGACGAAGAGCCCTATCCACATGTCATGGAATCCGGAACTCCCTATGCAGAGTATGTTCTGGCGCATCGTCAGGAAGCAGGGAACTGGGTTGTGGAGCATGTCCTGGTCGAATACGATTGGGAACAAGCCAGCCGGATTGCCTTGCAGAACGGACGAGAAGACTATGCGTTTGCATTGCGAAACGGGGAAAGCCAAACCTTAAGGTAA
- a CDS encoding bifunctional glycosyltransferase family 2/GtrA family protein: MTILIPAYEPDVRLLNLIMQLQTFRLGPIVIVDDGSGPKYRGIFETAEAYGCTVLTHPVNLGKGRALKTGFGHIREFGPQGYVVCADSDGQHLPHDIKRVMDALQQQTGPGMVLGSRKFAGKVPLRSRFGNSVTRGVFKLTTGTKVYDTQTGLRGFPYSMLDWLCEVPGDRFEYEMNMLLNANKEGYPVTEVFIDTVYLDHNKSSHFRPLVDSYRIYLPILMFSTSSVISALIDFALLFLIQYMTSNLFLSVVTARLCSSIFNYTMNRKYVFSGGKTSKISKSMPKYFALVVLVLFMNYGLLYFYNQQLIIPLIIAKVLTEVTIFLFSYWAQRRFVYRS; the protein is encoded by the coding sequence ATGACGATTTTAATACCCGCATATGAGCCGGATGTCCGTTTGCTCAACCTGATCATGCAGCTCCAGACGTTCCGGCTTGGTCCCATCGTCATTGTGGATGACGGCAGCGGCCCGAAATACCGGGGAATCTTCGAAACGGCAGAAGCTTATGGCTGTACTGTCCTGACTCATCCCGTCAACCTGGGAAAGGGGCGGGCGCTTAAAACGGGTTTCGGGCACATACGCGAATTCGGCCCTCAAGGATACGTGGTCTGCGCGGACAGCGACGGACAGCATTTGCCGCATGACATCAAACGCGTCATGGACGCGCTGCAGCAGCAAACCGGGCCGGGCATGGTGCTCGGCAGCCGGAAGTTTGCGGGCAAGGTCCCGCTTCGCAGCCGTTTCGGCAACAGCGTGACGAGAGGTGTATTCAAATTAACGACCGGAACGAAGGTGTATGATACCCAAACGGGTTTGCGCGGTTTTCCGTATTCCATGCTGGACTGGCTCTGCGAGGTTCCGGGCGACCGTTTCGAGTACGAGATGAACATGCTGCTGAACGCCAACAAGGAAGGGTACCCCGTCACGGAAGTGTTCATTGATACGGTGTATCTGGACCACAACAAATCTTCCCACTTTCGTCCGCTCGTCGACTCGTACCGCATCTACTTGCCGATTCTCATGTTCAGCACCTCGTCCGTCATATCGGCTTTGATTGATTTTGCGCTGCTGTTCCTCATCCAATACATGACCAGCAATCTGTTCCTGTCGGTGGTGACCGCGAGGTTGTGCAGCTCGATCTTCAATTATACGATGAACCGCAAATATGTCTTCTCAGGCGGCAAAACGTCGAAGATCAGCAAATCGATGCCAAAATATTTCGCGCTCGTTGTTCTGGTTTTGTTCATGAACTACGGCCTGCTGTATTTCTATAACCAACAGTTGATCATTCCACTGATCATTGCCAAGGTGCTGACGGAAGTGACCATTTTCCTGTTCAGCTATTGGGCGCAGCGCAGATTCGTATATCGTTCTTGA
- a CDS encoding AAA family ATPase codes for MFLRSVELMKEHVDKPRQYPFTIPAIKHLTRLKFRCNVTFFVGENGSGKSTLLEGIAHQCGFNTAGGGKNNVYDVHASESALGDYLRLAWLPKMSNGFFMRSESFYQFAEHIDDVGATGRYGGRSLLEQSHGESFLSLFVNRFDSKGIYLLDEPEAALSPARQLSLLRILHDMSSTSQFIIATHSPILLGYPDAEIWRFDENGICTVDYEETEHYQITRSFLENRRRMLDELFRD; via the coding sequence ATGTTTTTGCGGAGCGTGGAATTGATGAAAGAGCACGTGGACAAGCCGCGTCAATATCCGTTCACCATCCCGGCGATCAAACATTTGACCCGGCTGAAATTCCGCTGCAACGTCACGTTTTTCGTAGGGGAGAATGGATCGGGCAAGTCGACGCTGCTGGAGGGCATTGCCCACCAATGCGGCTTCAACACGGCCGGAGGCGGAAAGAACAACGTCTATGACGTGCATGCCTCCGAATCGGCGCTGGGCGATTATTTGCGTCTGGCCTGGTTGCCCAAAATGTCCAACGGCTTTTTCATGCGTTCGGAATCGTTCTATCAGTTCGCCGAGCATATTGACGATGTAGGAGCAACTGGACGATATGGCGGACGCTCTTTGCTGGAACAATCTCATGGTGAATCTTTTTTGAGCCTGTTCGTGAATCGCTTCGATTCGAAAGGCATCTATCTGTTGGACGAGCCCGAGGCAGCGTTGTCGCCGGCCCGGCAGCTGTCCCTTTTGCGAATATTGCATGACATGTCATCCACGTCCCAATTCATCATCGCCACGCACTCCCCGATTTTGCTCGGATATCCGGATGCGGAGATTTGGAGGTTTGACGAGAACGGCATTTGTACGGTGGACTATGAGGAGACAGAGCATTATCAGATCACGCGCAGCTTTTTGGAAAACCGGAGGCGGATGCTGGATGAATTATTTAGAGATTAA